A genomic region of Sarcophilus harrisii chromosome 6, mSarHar1.11, whole genome shotgun sequence contains the following coding sequences:
- the LOC116420121 gene encoding LOW QUALITY PROTEIN: vomeronasal type-1 receptor 4-like (The sequence of the model RefSeq protein was modified relative to this genomic sequence to represent the inferred CDS: inserted 2 bases in 1 codon): MQPNDDILCMLHMLQIILGVFGNSLLLFLYGFNFITGKRIRPIGTIFVNLFLSHILMILFRGVPTAIQVCIQKIFLRDIECKIIVYLQRVARGVSLCNTCLLSVFQAITISSKSPKWAKLKANAPEYIVPSCVFMWVLNLLVDVVVPLHVTGPGNNTFSHVNNNLGYCSIHWHSITTSNLVMWKTLYDAVFLGFMAISSGYMVLVLFRHKGQVQHLHNNNVNISTPETRATKVILLLMISFVCFYSVGSIFVIIMEKSKDKSQWTIHMSAFLXFIYSTVSPFVLISSDSQILSCCNTFKRIKILILIH, from the exons ATGCAGCCTAACGATGATATCCTCTGCATGTTACATATGCTTCAGATTATACTTGGAGTCTTTGGGAATAGTTTACTCCTTTTCTtgtatggctttaattttatcactGGTAAAAGGATAAGACCAATAGGTacgatttttgttaatttgttcctttcccATATTCTAATGATTCTTTTCAGGGGAGTTCCCACAGCAATTCAAGTGTGTATCCAGAAAATTTTCCTGAGAGACATTGAATGCAAAATCATTGTTTATCTGCAGAGAGTAGCCCGAGGAGTTTCACTTTGCAATACCTGCCTTCTGAGTGTCTTCCAGGCCATCACCATCAGTTCCAAGAGCCCCAAATGGGCCAAGCTCAAAGCCAATGCCCCAGAATACATTGTTCCATCGTGTGTCTTCATGTGGGTACTCAATTTGTTGGTAGATGTAGTTGTGCCTCTCCATGTGACTGGCCCTGGGAACAACACATTCAGTCATGTTAACAACAACCTTGGATACTGTTCAATACACTGGCATTCCATAACGACCTCCAATCTTGTTATGTGGAAGACACTTTATGATGCGGTATTTCTGGGATTCATGGCCATTTCCAGTGGCTACATGGTGCTTGTTTTGTTCAGACACAAAGGGCAAGTCCAACACCTTCATAACAATAACGTCAACATTTCCACCCCAGAAACCAGAGCCACTAAAGTAATCTTGTTGCTCATGATTTCCTTTGTATGCTTTTATTCAGTTGGTTCCATCTTTGTTATTATAATGGAAAAATCTAAAGATAAAAGCCAGTGGACTATACATATGTCTGCATTTTT CTTCATTTACTCAACAGTAAGTCCTTTTgttttaatcagtagtgattcaCAGATCCTCAGTTGTTGTAAtactttcaaaagaataaaaattctcaTCCTCATTCATTAA